The Ascaphus truei isolate aAscTru1 chromosome 12, aAscTru1.hap1, whole genome shotgun sequence region gaaacagggggtctccggagctgaaactagtggggttcagctccagagaccccctgcttcaatcctgtttgaAAAATTGAAACGGTGTGAGTGGCTCCTTTAAAGTCACACTTTACTTACTGAATGCTCTGCTCTTTTTAAGGTGGACACTGCAATTCTTATCTGACCCGTTACTTGTCGCTCTCCCTATTTCGGTGTTTTGATAATAATGGCGACACGATTACTTCCAATGgccaacaacaacaaaacaacaAGTGCGGATTCACGCATTGCCTGCAGTTCAAAGATTCTGCACAATTCCCCCAAAAGTGAGGAAGGTCGGAAAATTCCTCCATGATTACAATGGAGACATTAAtagtttaaagctgcaatccctcCCAGTGACTTTAAGGTTTTTTGTTTAACTGTTAAAATCATGATTAATCTCATGCTTGggaagttaccatggtaaccgtcAGACTACCCTGGGCTCTGAGGAGAGCACCATTTTTGACCTCCCAGATACGTAATGTttcttaggctaagtccccgttagcgctgagcgggcggcgcttgcgacggggacttgcatatatagatatatgcaagtccccgctcacgcggtgcgagcggcgctcgtgcgcgggcacacacgctcacccgcgttcaggtaaacaaaaaacctatacttacctgcgcgctcaactaccgccatgcccctcccccctcctccacgctcgcgtacaagcaggacacccggcgctcatgcttggagcgctctccaagcatgagcgcgctcagcgccagcggggactcagcctaacgcGTATACTGTATCTCCTGCACGAAGTGATGGAAAAGGACAAGAAGAGATCTCTTATGAGATCTCCAatgattgaagccgggggtctccggagatgaacctcattcatttcagctccggggaccccctgcttcccgagatcctTAGCTCCGAAGGTGGTGCTGGTAtgtcagcaaagtttaaagcttccATGCAGCGTAATACAAAGCCGTACAAAGACATCACGGCGCGGGTTCTCTGAAAATCCGCCATTacgctaccggcacccactatgaAGGCAAGTATTTCTGGATGCAGGgcgatctcctgagctgaaattaatggggttcagttcctgagaccccctgctcaatcCTGTGTTTAAAAAGATAAacagaaatgggggggggggggttgcttggattgccactttaaagtagtgtaacacccccccctccccggtgttgGTTACTAAAGTAAGCTAAGGAGTTAATGGTAAGCAGTGGATGATAGGCCCCACCTTgtgattagggttgccaggtggcatctccaaaaatactggacacactggtgaaagacagagacacacacacacacccccctcgcctctctctgctccatgatgtttcctcctctccctcctctccttggctccacccccCAAACCTCCTCcggattggctgcattactcagcagcagccaatcaggatgaaggaagctgcccagccccttagcaacagtcctgctctctccctgctctgggaaatcccatGGCCTCCCCAAGCCGGCCAGGTCACtaaatccagagaggtaataccggtatacacatacatgtccagtattaccgctAAGATTTTACTGGaaagtgtgtccaaatacaggacagtccagttcaaaaCTGGAAACCTGGCAATCCTACCTGTGATCACACATAGAACTATGTAGTAGGGGGTATAGGAAGAGAGGGAATGTCCTAGAGATGAGGTTCCAGCATGAGAGGAAGAGCAGAGCCTTGGGGAGTAGAGGTAGGGGATAAGTTCCCACAGTTATAGTATAGATCAGTGTTGCAGTTAGGCACAGTGCCCTTTAAGGTAGGATCCTATAGCATGGCCATAAGAGAGGGGCCTGTCCCAGAGTGGGAACACGTGCCACAGTGGGTAGAGCAGAGGATCATCCCATCAAGTGGATCCTCAGCTACAGTCttcattacccctgaggaagtggccgTTCCAGAACAGGGCTTGCGATTAACAGTAACGTGCGCAGGACAGGATCTGAGCAGGGGCCCGTTCCACAAGATGAACTCAGAACAGTAACAAGTAAATGTACCTCCCATGAGTGTTGAGAGTGGGCACCAAGGGAAGAAATGTGTCCAGAGTGATAACGGTGTGGATTAAATAAATTGCAACCCTGTCAGTCTTATTGTAACTGTGTCTGCAGTGTCCCCAAGCAGGGAACATGAATAAAGATTGAAGTTGTACTATAAAACCTCCTGTCGCCCATCTTTTCCATTGCCCGGCCGACGACAGCCAGCACCGAGACCAGGTAAATCTGTGCTGATGGCAAACACACAGCTACCTCGGTGTAACCTCCCTAGGGAGCCAGCAGGGAGGTTACAGTAGGTAAAACATGCCAAAAATGGTCTCAATCCTCTAGATTTAACCATTAAACGTACCAATGCCAGGAGTGCACATTGGTCCATGGTTTGAGTTCCCCTTAGAAATATCAACATGTTTAATATCATCACCTTCATACTATGACCACTGTTCTCAAACTCATTAGCAGGATTTCCATTTTATAACAAACATCTCCGGTATTTAATGTGTTGCTGGTTCTtctgtgggcggggggggggatggaaaggATAAAAAAAGAATGGGGAATAGGTTTATTTACTTAACTTCTAGCATGAAGCCGTGCGTATATCTCATGTAAAATtccccattttgttttttcaacacCAGCTAGAAGTATTTACAAAGCGTTAGATCTGCAGATTGATTCACACTTTCTTGTGTAAACAAATGTGAAACAGGGCAGCCGTACCAGCCTCGGGATTCCTATATAAAAAAACAGTCATCATCGCAGCTGCTGCTGCAGCCTTCCCGGCACTGGACAACTCCAAGCTCTTAGTAAGAAAGCTCTAGGTTGGGAGTGACTTCACCGTGTGCAGTGGGGTGGTGGAGCAGTGCTGTTTTACTAGCCAGGTCTCCGCTGAGAAAACTGTACAAAGACTGCACAAGTCGGTCCATCAGATGTTTAATCCCCTAAAGAAGAGAACTTAGATTAACTTCAACTATTTGTAAGAATCTCCAAAGGTGGActcagctgtctgtgagcagggttactggctctgcacttctgtaagcCAGGATGTGCTGGAAAGCTGTgcaagactgcgcttatagtgcccggcgatgcgacgtcgctccaaaactaATCCATGGAATCTGTTGCATGTGATTATAGTAAGCTCGACTGAGCCACGGTTCGAcgtcgcgaccaaaaatttggaagccagtgaaatttttttagagacagtcgccacatgcgACTGTCTCGAAACCACTGCCCTCctccttggtgacgtcactggccttgtcgccagcgacgtcgcttaaaactaaagtttaactttcgccagtggccatcgccggcactataaacgcggcctaatgcagcaggcatacgcttatagggatcCCTGTTacaatggacatgaagcaaaaggtgagactgcgagtgctcatttgcttgtcatttcccagaatccctggctgcagtggaagcgctgtatcctaagagataatggggaaaggcagggttgcagacctgtgtaaaATGTGTGAATGGGCTCAGACGTGAGATTTTTATTtgctaaataaaaaaagaaacactCAAAAACCCATTTGTTTAAGTTGTTACCACTCATTATTGCTGCTTCTTTCTTGTTACTTTTCCTTTCTGTTGTTTACTGAGGTTGTGAGATACAGAGATGTCAACATTAAAGTAACTAAATGAGCGAGACCTGCCAttctggagagagaaaaaaacagcattttaaggaaaaagttaataaaaaatataacgtgagcacattcacatctcaggcaGCCCGGCTTTCCCACaaatatctcttagcatacagtgcttctgggaaatggcatgcaaatgagcaaaattcaccttttgtttcaaatccattgtaacatgaacccctatattgtatgtctttatttatatagcgccataaatgtacatagcgcttcacagtagtaatacatatcatataaataacaaataatataaataacaggtcatgggaataagtgcttcagacataaaagtaacattaaggaagaggagtccctactccgaggagcttacaatctaattgcaaGCACATGCGTGTCGCCTTGCAGAGCTTCCTGGCACAggctgggttacagaagtgcagagccagtaatccTACTCATGGAAAAGTACTAATTTATGTCACAGGACAGTAATATAGGTGAAAAGGGATTTATTAGAAAactatcaacgtttcggtccctccAAGGACCTTTTTTTAAGATAGGATAATGCTTGCTGATGACTTTCCAGTTACATTTATGATACAATCCACCCAGGCAAGTTTTATATTCTATGTGAGTGCCgccatataatatatacatataatatatataatatatattagatACACATGGgagtagatatatagatatatacacacacactgtattagatacacatggatgtatatatatatatatgcaaatataactgtatgctcatatatatatatacactgtatatacactgtactctctctctctctctctctctctctctctctctctctctctctctctctctctctctctctctctctctctctctctctctctctctctctctctctctctctctctctctctctctctctctctctctctctctctctcgacgcGCACGCGCGGTGGGCAGTGTCACGTGCTACAGAGCAGcacactccctcctcccctctctcacttcaTGATGTCACCGGAGCCGGACTTGACCCGGAAGCGCTCGCTCGCGCTGTCTCCTTTTCCGGTGCAGCGGCGGCGGCGTGTGAGGAGGCTCCGCCATGAGTGTGCCGGCTTTTATCGATGTGACGGAGGAGGATCAGGtggggaaccggggagggaacctggggagcagggggaaccggggagggaacctggggagaagggggaaccggggagggaacctgggagaagggggAACTGGAGAGGGCGAGGGAATGCAGGTGGAAGCTTGGTGGGTTACAGGAGGAACCGGAGAGAAGGAGGTGGAAGCGGAAGCTGGGGGGGGAGGCTGGTCTTGGGGGAGCAGAGGGTTCCCGGGTCTGTATGCTCCCCGGGTCTGTATGCTCCCCTCGCTCACACACGAGGAACATTGCTCACTATTACTACTTCTTGAGAGGCCTTTagtattaataaacaaattatcaTGTTAAAGAGGGTGGTTCTGGGCCCCATTGTCCATAATAATGTGATGAGCTGTAGGTGGGTTAAGGAAAGCAGAGGCACTGAGCCCCATTAACCTTTAGAACGCTTGGCAGTACATGCGAATAATACACACTTTAGAAGTGGTGTGGTGTCCCCTTTTTGCGCCTCTACCTTGTtcagtctctccctgccccccttacTGTGTTCTCCCCTCTAAACACTTCCCGAACTGATGTTatgacactttaaaaaaaaaatagaaaaagagtcTCCACTGATCTTCCAGAGATTATAAAATGTATTACATAAATTTGCCACCGGACTTAAACATTGCTGCTTGTGCAATAAACTTTCTAATCTTTGGAAGCCCAGTGGAGCCTCTTTCTATCACTGATCTACGTGTGACTCTGAATGCAGCAGGACCCTTGTTGCTGTGCACTCGTCACGTTTTGTTACCTGGTATCGTGACTGCACCTATTATGGACTAATAATGTAACTTTTGACACGTGGTTGCTATTGAAGTCTCATGTGGGCAAGGTTGCCTCCTTGGGCCTGTCCGGCATGTGGGGGGTTAAGCTGTGCAAACCTTCCCAACTTCtgcatgctggggggagggggcaaggaaATTATCATCTTTTGCGTATGGAGGGATCCAGTTGTTTCTGCCTCTTGTGTAGTTGTGAACTGGGCATCTCAGACATTTTTGAAAGCTGCCGGCTATCGCTCAAATGCTAAGGAAAACCAGTTTCTATTGTTACCCTTGATGCAACAGAAATAATATTTTGGGAACAAAACAGGTCAAACACAGTAAGAAAACAGTTTTAGAATGAAAGGAAACAGCCAGTCAGTGATATATTAGGGATGGGGTTTGCTGCTTTAATCCATTGGATGCCTGAGGTTTGCGGAGCTTTTCAGTGTATTGCAGATCCTTCTGGTAGATGTGATAACCATTCATTGAACCAGCTGCCTGCTTCCCTTGCTATCTGCTCTCTACTGATTAAACCTGACGGTTTATAAGTGAGACCAGTCCGCTGTGAATACATGTTATTAGTAAACACAACTCTACCcatttcacttaatgtgaatCCTTATTTATTGTTCTCGCAGTATAAATGATAAACTTCTTTCTTATAGGCTGCAGAGCTCCGGGCTTTCCTGAAGTCTAAAGGTGCTGAGATTTCAGAAGAGAACTCTGAAGGCGGTCTCCATATAGACTTGGCTCAGTTAATCGAGGCTTGTGATGTCTGTCTAAAGGACGATGATAAAGGTTTGtttttacaatttaaaaaaagaaactgcACAACATTGCTTTTCGACGTTTGAGCTGGAACTTTTCCCATTGTCTGTCAAGCTGCACCCATATCCAGGTTGTAAAAGAAGCCAGTTTAGATTTTATGTAATATTCTTTAGAACTGGTGACTGGTGTAATGTATCATGctaagaattatatatttatttgttatgCTGAAACAGTTTCCCCCATTTCTTTGAAACTGAGGCCCATTACTCATATAATTGTATGGCAGTAAAGACTGTCCTCATATAGAGCTTTTCTGTTTTAACGCACCTAATCCCGACGCTCTGCAATTTGACTTTTTCAGATGTTGAGAGCGTTATGAACAGCGTGGTCTCCCTCCTCCTGATCTTGGAACCTGACAAACAAGAAGCGTTAATTGAAAACCTGTGTGAGAAGTTGGTCAAATCTCGGGAAGGTGAACGTCCATTGTTGAGGCTGCAGCTGTAAGTGTTTCTTATTCCTAATATAAATGGGGAGGGGATTACTTTGTGAGTTTGTAAGGCTTGTATATATGCTCCTCATATGAACAGGAAACTTCCTGGGCCTTTGTCAATGTGAGCATAGCATGCGGAGATCTAGTTTACAGGAGTGTAACTACCCATGAAGGAGCAAATAATGAAATGCCACTGCATACAGAGAATATCCATCCGATAcaaaacaagtttttttttttgttttttttctttggtAGAACTGCATGCTCCTCCATAATATATACATATCTCTACCTATTCTGGGCTAAGCCACGGAAATAGGGAAccataaaataaatgtaacaaaGCCACAGAAGTGACCACATAATACCTTTGTGGCATCTTCTTTTGCTGCGTCATGAGCTGTAAATGTGGTTCTGAAGAGTTGGGTGGTTGACTATATATTTTGTGTTCTGTGCAATGATGTTAACAATGACTTGTGCACCCATTTTTAGGCTGAGTAACCTGTTCCATGGCATGGATAAGAGCACCCCTGTCAGATACACCGTATACTGTGCCCTTATAAAAGTGGCAGCCACCTGCGTGGCTATCGCATACATCCCGGCCGATCTGGATCAGGTAAGTGATCATATTGTTGTTCGGTGTCAGGGAACTTCTGGCTGTGGAAAACAGATAGTTATTAAACTAGTGACCCCAGCAGAAGGCAGAGCAAATGTAATCAGCTACATCAGCTTATTCAAAGACGTCATTCTGGTTGTGTTAACCCCTAGTCTGGCAAAGGGCCCAGCAGTGAATTGTTTATGTACTTTATATGGACATGAGTAAGCAATTCCACTTTTGGGGCACAAATGTACCGATCATCACACCCTCTAAAGGGGACAGTTATGTTTCTTATTCGCAGTTTGGCAACATGAGGTTCATGGAGATCTTTTGAAACAAGATCCCTATGGAATTAAACACAGAATCTTGCATATCCTACCTTTTTTATATCACTTCTCCATGGGACTTATCAGTATTATGTACGGAAGGTTTCTAACATTCTTGCTAATACGTAGTGTTTGTCACGTTTGTCTTTGATTTGTTTTCCTTTTACTGTCCGCACTCCATGCTTTGTGTCTCTTTAACTAACGAAATGCAAGAAATGAACACATTCAAATACAGGCagtactcggttatccgacacaatgcgttactcaaaatggcgctgtaaagcgaaacgttgtaaagcgaaacacgttttcccataggaacactatttaaatgaaaggttccgttcctgaaggcatttttaacactaaaatacaccaaatattttatgcaggcaataagatatgcagcacacacataaattatatagtgtatatactgtattatatatataatataacataataaataatatattatatagtataatatatatatatatatatatatatatatatatatatatatatatatatatatatatacacacatgctcttacggcgctttgcaacgttgtttatgtgaatgtgtatatatatacacacatacacaacgttgcaaagcgtcgtaagagcgttggataagccattttggcgttgtaaaaatgaacataggtatgcattgcatagcgttggataagccattcgttgtaaagcgaagcgttgtaaaacgaggactgcctgtacaccaACACGTTTAGGATAATGAATTATATCTCTGGTGTCACATGATACTTTTAATTGTATGAAAACGTTTTGCGACCAACATGGGTATCTGACTGATTTAAGACATTCCTTTTTTTACTAAACGTATTCCTCTGACCTTGATTCTGTGCAGGTTCGAAAATGGATCTCGGACTGGAGCCTCAGCACAGAGAAGAAACACACCCTTCTAAGACTTCTTTATGAGGCACTTGTTGAGTGCAAAAAAAGGTGTTTTCTCTAATTCCAGATGTAAATAATGTAATGTTTCTGACCCTAACTTCCTGTGCACTCCATCTTAAAAATCTTGCTTTTATCTAGTGTACTAAAGGCAGTAACaggatttattattttttaatcacAAGCATACAATTTATaagtttatttaaaaatgttttatttattttaagtttATGCGTACGGTGAGTGGATAATTTGAAGGGGTTTGGTTTGGTCTGGCtactcccttttctctgtcactgtgtttAACAAATGTTTTCATGGGCAAAACCTTGTTCTCTTCTCTACCATCTCTGTTAAGGACATTATAGGGTCAGACTAGAGCAGGAGCGGCCAACACCGGTCctaaagagccaccaacaggcgaggtttaaaggatatccctgcttcagcacaggtggctcaatcgttgaCGGGCACTGATtgcgctacctgtgctgaagcagggatatccttcaaaacctgttggtggcccttgaggactggagttggccgctcttgGAGTAGGGGATACACTTTATTGACAAATACACCCCCCACTCGGAGGCCTCGCAGAAAAATAGTTTGTTTTCCAAGGACACAATAGCAGGCAAACCTTTCCTTTAAGCATGGTTACTCTTGTTTAAGGAAGACCATTAGATAGCCAACATAGAAACGTTGTAACAAGTTTGACAATcggggattgctcctttaacgtgTTTTGCACTATAGTCACCTGACTGACACATGTCTCTACAGTGGGTTAGGGATTCTCTTTTAGCACTGAATAAAGGTAATGGGCAGCCCATACAAACGCACGCAGAGTTACTGACGCAATGGATCCCTGTTCTGCAGAGCTTGCTATGCGGGTGTATCCAGTAATAAATACAGTAATGGGTTTCAAGACACTGGTTTTATAGGCGGCTGTGGCTGCTCCACAATGTGTTTGTGTTACAGGGAATAGGGAGATGTTAAGTATAAAACGGGGTTCACAAGATGGGAAGCATTACATgggcagggagaataaaaaggtACGTCCGCATTGTTACAGTAACAAGTGAGGGGCCAGTCACAGGTCTGGGGCTCTGTAAGAACACTAAAGCCACAAGAAGGACTTGCACCCTTTGGCCCTGGCTCAGTCTCCTGCATCATTGGATACGGTCCTCTGGGAATCCCACAGCAGCATTCCAGCTAAAGTAATGTCTGTGTAAACTGTCCAGTGTTTAACCTGTACGCTGCTGAAGGATCATGCAAACCCCAGAATAAcactgaacccccaaaatacccataAGTCTGAGGCATCCGTTTCTGCTTGTCACTGACCCTTATTACTGTCTCTGGTTAAAGAATGgttgcatgcatgcatgcatgtatttTTCTACTCATTAGAGAAAATGGCCATCTTTGTAAGGGGCTTTAGAGTCATTACCGATTCTTTATTCTGACTGACCGTGATTTTCTGAGTAATGGTAGTAATAAAAGGATTCTGATAACTTTCACTTGCGCGGTCATCCACATTAAATGTTTAATTGTAACCAGAGCTAACACAGGTtaaatgtttctattttttgttACTACATATGGATGGTTAACGCTGCGGTCTTATGCCTCATTTATAATATGGTAATTTCGTGCAACTGATCTATCGCGATAAATTGCTATGCAGTGTAAAATGGCGTGTTCTGAGGATGTGGGAAAATATGCGTACCTCTAATGCAGGGGGGTGAGaagctccagtcatcaagggccaccaggtTTGCAGGttttccctgcttccgcacaggtggctcaatcagcttgcaccacctgtgctgaagcagggatatcctacaaacttgccctgttggtggcccttgaggactggagttggccgctcctgttcTAGTATTTGCTATTTTTTATTGGCATTGATGTGCACAGATCCCGTCCAGTTTATGTTGAATCTCTAAAACAAAGCAATTTGTATCTGCATCAACACTAATGCAAATAATTTCTCCTTAACAGTGATGACGCAGCAAAGGTAATGGTGGAGCTGTTGGGAA contains the following coding sequences:
- the EIF3M gene encoding eukaryotic translation initiation factor 3 subunit M, coding for MSVPAFIDVTEEDQAAELRAFLKSKGAEISEENSEGGLHIDLAQLIEACDVCLKDDDKDVESVMNSVVSLLLILEPDKQEALIENLCEKLVKSREGERPLLRLQLLSNLFHGMDKSTPVRYTVYCALIKVAATCVAIAYIPADLDQVRKWISDWSLSTEKKHTLLRLLYEALVECKKSDDAAKVMVELLGSYTDDNASQARVDAHKCIVRALKDPKTFLIDHLLALKPVKFLEGELIHDLLTIFVSAKLSSYVKFYQNNKDFIDSLGLAHDQNMAKMRLLTFMGMAVENKEISFDTIQQELQIGADEVEAFVIDAVKTKMVYCKIDQTQKKVVVSHSTHRTFGKQQWQQLYDILNSWKQNLNKVKNSLHSISDE